One Candidatus Hydrogenedentota bacterium DNA segment encodes these proteins:
- a CDS encoding dienelactone hydrolase family protein → MLKKALKIAGAVLLVLIVALWGRKAYLDAHYFDNYDPKAPLNISVQEVTEVNKETPEKGYAITKFTFDGFAGEKVPTLMSIPLERKAEKLPVVVFLHGIGQNKNFLKEITMPFNRTGFIFVSFDQYMQGERKLPRDAGALASGKAFLQRPAKTINETRRLIDYLSTHPDVDPSRIYLVGASYGAITGSTVLAKDKRIRAGVMVYGGGNLGKLIDSTATHLGVAAGLGMIDGKNFNPEKPPLPTLTASQKRKTGMVIACVVPIANYFMGVADPIKYVDQIAPTPVYFQNGKYDVLVPAAAGEALQKKAGEPKKITWYESDHVGINLEDTKQVLKDGLTWLIEQDDPVRSPEEKVTELPDFEVERT, encoded by the coding sequence AAGGCCTATCTGGACGCGCATTATTTTGACAATTACGACCCGAAGGCGCCGCTGAACATCTCTGTGCAGGAGGTGACGGAGGTGAACAAGGAGACGCCGGAGAAGGGATATGCCATCACCAAGTTCACTTTTGACGGGTTCGCCGGGGAAAAAGTGCCCACCCTGATGTCCATTCCCCTGGAGCGCAAGGCGGAAAAATTGCCGGTGGTGGTTTTTCTGCACGGCATCGGCCAGAACAAGAATTTCCTGAAAGAAATCACCATGCCGTTCAACCGGACGGGCTTCATTTTTGTCTCCTTTGACCAATACATGCAGGGTGAGCGAAAACTGCCCCGCGACGCCGGCGCACTGGCCAGCGGCAAGGCCTTTTTGCAGCGTCCGGCGAAGACCATCAACGAGACCCGCCGTTTGATTGACTACTTGTCCACCCACCCCGACGTGGACCCGTCACGCATCTATCTGGTTGGCGCCAGTTACGGGGCAATCACGGGCAGCACGGTGCTGGCCAAAGATAAACGCATCCGCGCGGGGGTGATGGTCTACGGCGGCGGCAACCTGGGCAAGCTGATTGACTCGACGGCGACGCATCTCGGTGTCGCGGCCGGTCTTGGCATGATTGACGGCAAAAACTTTAATCCGGAGAAGCCGCCCCTGCCGACGCTGACGGCGTCGCAAAAGCGCAAAACCGGCATGGTCATCGCCTGTGTCGTCCCCATCGCCAACTACTTCATGGGCGTCGCCGACCCCATCAAATACGTGGACCAGATCGCGCCCACGCCGGTCTATTTCCAAAACGGAAAGTATGACGTGCTGGTGCCCGCGGCCGCGGGCGAGGCGCTTCAGAAAAAAGCCGGCGAGCCGAAAAAGATCACCTGGTATGAGTCCGACCATGTCGGCATCAACCTGGAGGACACCAAACAGGTGCTCAAGGACGGCCTCACCTGGCTTATTGAACAGGACGATCCCGTGCGCTCCCCGGAGGAAAAAGTGACGGAGCTGCCCGATTTCGAGGTGGAACGGACGTGA